From Novosphingobium sp. 9, the proteins below share one genomic window:
- a CDS encoding beta-galactosidase codes for MIRRRTVLAGLTASAAALSRPGWSKAASPAAKAGATGSHIRFEVRGAGLHPEVRGAVANWGGKGARGDLSANTCHLERNGAPLTIVAGEVHPQRLPPEEWEPAIVQMKAAGLNTVSSYIFWNQIERRIGEYDFSGRNDLRTFFSLCAKHDMMVVLRIGPFTNAEFLLGGLPVWLYGLPTTERSNEPLYLDLVARYYVQLGAQVHDLLWEHGGPIAIVQLENELSVAPIEWNRPFLYGAPADGHTGPTGPAFTEHYRKLHAMAVTAGLRAPFYSVTAWGANDPYPTEVVMPTFGGYMDLSPPGAQNSELTVFQRQGSEYDDTVPIGFIEIGYGSPQRDTFRPRPPADSGYASTMTLFGASRSLMVGYYMFRGGSNPVDGDRGWTIKNAMFPLVSYDFWAPISEYGEWRDSLYRARPFNLFLRHYAADLARAEPRSPLQPVTRPEEDGIRAEARIGDGRGFVFVSNYGNVNPLPARPDFVLELDTDRGAVRIPHEGTLPLPSGTMAIWPVNLDLGAGVVLRSATVQPVCRFVCEGEQWHVFTQIGSLPAELVFDRDGVAAIQPSPRVRIKQATDGPAVVAVQPGRGSVVKIRSTKGSTIRLLVLTETDARNLADLGTQDAPLFALSPSMVTRSGDTIAIASRDGKALEASFFPPLANGAEDGVFGHIASPASPRSITADIARLGDERALVKLPATAFDGLDEIFLDIAYSGDVCRIFDAQTGILVADTMNNGIPWAVGLRRFQAALSGAGLLVRVEPVLVGGDAVKLAGSMTLKPEERAVGVRAALTSLTFSPRYVAHVEVA; via the coding sequence ATGATCCGGCGTCGGACCGTACTGGCGGGACTGACCGCCAGCGCTGCCGCGCTCTCGCGGCCGGGCTGGTCGAAAGCCGCGTCGCCTGCGGCAAAGGCCGGAGCGACCGGATCGCACATCCGCTTCGAGGTGCGCGGGGCAGGCCTTCACCCCGAAGTGCGGGGCGCTGTCGCCAACTGGGGCGGCAAGGGCGCGCGCGGCGATCTATCCGCCAACACCTGCCATCTTGAGCGCAACGGCGCGCCCCTCACCATCGTTGCGGGCGAAGTTCACCCCCAGCGCCTTCCGCCCGAGGAATGGGAGCCTGCCATCGTCCAGATGAAGGCGGCGGGGCTGAACACCGTCTCGTCCTACATCTTCTGGAACCAGATCGAACGACGCATCGGCGAATACGACTTTTCCGGCCGCAACGATCTGCGCACGTTCTTCAGCCTTTGCGCGAAGCACGACATGATGGTGGTGCTGCGCATCGGCCCGTTCACCAATGCGGAATTTCTGCTGGGCGGCCTTCCCGTCTGGCTTTACGGCTTGCCGACCACCGAACGCAGCAACGAGCCGCTCTACCTGGACCTTGTGGCGCGATACTATGTGCAACTGGGCGCTCAGGTGCATGACCTGCTCTGGGAGCATGGTGGCCCGATCGCGATCGTCCAGCTGGAAAACGAACTCTCGGTCGCGCCGATAGAATGGAACCGCCCGTTCCTCTATGGTGCCCCGGCAGATGGGCACACCGGGCCGACCGGCCCCGCCTTTACCGAGCACTACCGCAAGCTGCACGCGATGGCTGTAACGGCAGGGCTGCGCGCACCATTCTATTCGGTGACGGCCTGGGGCGCGAACGACCCCTATCCCACCGAAGTGGTGATGCCGACGTTCGGCGGGTACATGGACCTCAGCCCTCCGGGCGCGCAGAACAGCGAGTTGACCGTGTTCCAGCGACAGGGCAGCGAATACGACGACACTGTGCCGATCGGCTTCATCGAGATCGGCTACGGATCGCCCCAGCGCGACACGTTCCGCCCGCGTCCACCTGCCGATTCCGGCTATGCCTCAACGATGACGCTGTTCGGCGCCTCGCGTTCGCTGATGGTGGGATACTACATGTTCCGGGGCGGCTCGAACCCCGTCGACGGCGATCGCGGCTGGACCATCAAGAACGCGATGTTCCCGCTGGTGTCCTACGATTTCTGGGCGCCTATCAGCGAATATGGCGAATGGCGCGACAGCCTCTATCGCGCGCGTCCGTTCAACCTGTTCCTGCGCCACTACGCTGCCGATCTGGCACGCGCCGAACCGCGCTCGCCTTTGCAGCCCGTCACCAGACCCGAAGAGGATGGCATCCGGGCCGAGGCGCGGATCGGGGATGGACGCGGCTTCGTGTTCGTCAGCAACTACGGCAATGTGAACCCGCTGCCTGCGCGGCCGGACTTCGTGCTTGAACTTGATACGGATCGCGGAGCGGTGCGCATCCCTCACGAGGGAACACTTCCCCTGCCCAGCGGCACGATGGCGATCTGGCCGGTCAATCTCGATCTGGGTGCGGGCGTCGTCCTGCGCTCAGCGACCGTCCAGCCGGTCTGCCGCTTCGTCTGCGAAGGGGAGCAATGGCACGTCTTCACGCAGATAGGATCGCTGCCTGCCGAACTCGTATTCGATCGCGACGGCGTGGCGGCGATCCAGCCATCGCCGCGCGTCAGGATAAAGCAGGCGACGGATGGCCCGGCTGTGGTCGCGGTGCAACCCGGTCGTGGCTCCGTCGTGAAGATCAGAAGCACCAAGGGCTCTACAATCCGGCTGCTGGTGCTGACCGAAACCGACGCGCGCAACCTTGCCGATCTCGGCACGCAGGATGCCCCGCTGTTCGCGCTGAGCCCGTCCATGGTGACGCGTTCGGGCGACACGATCGCGATCGCTTCGCGGGACGGCAAGGCGCTCGAAGCCTCGTTTTTCCCGCCGCTGGCAAACGGCGCTGAGGACGGCGTGTTCGGCCATATTGCAAGCCCTGCCAGTCCGCGTTCCATCACGGCCGACATCGCGCGCCTCGGCGACGAGCGCGCACTCGTGAAGCTGCCCGCCACAGCCTTCGACGGGCTGGACGAGATCTTTCTCGACATTGCCTATTCCGGCGACGTCTGCCGCATCTTCGATGCGCAAACCGGCATCCTTGTTGCCGATACGATGAACAACGGCATCCCCTGGGCCGTCGGGCTGCGCCGTTTCCAGGCGGCGCTGTCAGGCGCCGGACTGCTGGTCCGGGTCGAGCCTGTGCTGGTCGGCGGCGATGCGGTGAAGCTGGCCGGATCGATGACCCTGAAGCCAGAGGAACGCGCTGTCGGCGTCAGGGCTGCCCTGACCTCGCTCACCTTCAGCCCGCGCTATGTCGCGCATGTGGAGGTGGCGTGA
- a CDS encoding serine hydrolase domain-containing protein, with the protein MWRWRDDVPVAPRRAASLSLAMLLCIGSAQAQPSQTQEVDSVAAGIGAKLACSAHFVEGRALAGIVRDDVESLLPILKGMQYRINSKAGTLTVTRGRTSRTALYRRGLGCTLLTPGTSQLANRSLPAPASNRDAHALWPRGDRVALAAPLPGLDRAALDRAVAAMFAPSGKGDADESRTRAVIVVYDGRIVAERYAPGFTRDTRQLGWSMSKAVTASLAGLLVADGRLSLDAPTGLPEWSGKDDPRRAITLSQLLRMSSGLHFDESYLPGKDAVTMLFEQPDMARYTASLPLDHPPGTVWSYSSGSSNVVSAIIKRTLGGSAAMQDFARTRLFAPAGVNSVVFEEDQSGTPVGSSYVYATPRDWARLGQLYLDEGQINGHHILPEWWVDYVRKPAPADPGANYGAQVWLNGFKPDRSARTFPDLPADSYAPQGYNGQSLLIVPSRRAVILRMGWTTGAVPFDMNPWFGPILAALPHSPTAGAGQ; encoded by the coding sequence ATGTGGAGGTGGCGTGATGACGTTCCGGTCGCCCCCCGCCGCGCAGCATCGCTCTCCCTCGCCATGCTGCTGTGCATCGGCAGCGCGCAGGCTCAGCCATCGCAAACGCAAGAGGTGGACTCGGTCGCTGCCGGGATCGGCGCCAAGCTCGCCTGCTCGGCCCACTTCGTGGAAGGCCGCGCGCTTGCCGGGATCGTCCGCGATGACGTGGAGTCCCTGCTGCCGATCCTGAAGGGCATGCAGTACCGGATCAATAGCAAAGCCGGAACGCTGACCGTCACACGCGGGAGGACATCGCGGACCGCCCTCTATCGTCGGGGGCTGGGTTGCACACTGCTGACGCCGGGCACTTCGCAGCTGGCGAACCGGTCGCTGCCAGCCCCGGCATCGAACCGTGACGCGCATGCGCTCTGGCCACGCGGGGATCGGGTTGCTCTGGCTGCGCCTCTCCCCGGTCTCGATCGCGCAGCGCTGGATCGCGCCGTGGCGGCCATGTTCGCACCGAGCGGAAAAGGCGACGCAGACGAATCCCGTACCAGAGCCGTCATCGTCGTCTACGATGGCCGGATCGTTGCCGAACGATATGCACCGGGGTTCACGCGGGACACCCGCCAGTTGGGCTGGTCGATGTCGAAGGCGGTCACGGCGAGCCTTGCCGGGCTGCTGGTGGCGGACGGCAGGCTCAGCCTCGATGCACCGACCGGGCTGCCCGAATGGTCCGGCAAGGACGATCCCCGTCGCGCCATCACGCTCTCGCAATTGCTGCGCATGTCCAGCGGCCTGCATTTCGATGAGAGCTACCTGCCCGGCAAGGACGCCGTGACCATGCTGTTCGAGCAGCCCGACATGGCCCGCTATACCGCCAGCCTGCCGCTTGACCATCCGCCCGGAACCGTGTGGTCCTATTCCTCGGGCAGCAGCAATGTGGTCTCGGCGATCATCAAGCGCACACTGGGCGGCAGCGCTGCCATGCAGGACTTTGCCCGGACGCGCCTGTTCGCACCGGCTGGAGTGAACAGCGTGGTGTTCGAGGAGGATCAGTCCGGCACACCGGTCGGCAGTTCCTATGTCTACGCAACACCGCGGGACTGGGCACGGCTGGGGCAGTTGTACCTCGACGAAGGGCAGATCAACGGCCACCACATCCTGCCTGAGTGGTGGGTGGACTATGTCCGCAAACCGGCCCCGGCCGATCCGGGCGCGAACTATGGCGCGCAGGTCTGGCTGAACGGCTTCAAGCCCGATCGCAGCGCACGAACGTTTCCGGACCTGCCTGCCGACAGCTACGCCCCGCAAGGCTACAATGGGCAAAGCCTGCTGATCGTACCTTCGCGGCGGGCTGTCATCCTGCGCATGGGCTGGACGACGGGCGCTGTACCCTTCGACATGAACCCGTGGTTCGGCCCGATCCTTGCAGCGCTTCCTCACTCTCCGACGGCGGGAGCCGGACAATGA
- a CDS encoding YegP family protein gives MAHRFEIRKNKAGEFVAYFCYNAETIFWTEGYSSKASAKNAIESILKNGPGAEVVDTTTG, from the coding sequence GTGGCGCACCGTTTCGAGATCCGCAAGAACAAGGCCGGCGAGTTCGTCGCCTATTTCTGCTACAACGCCGAGACCATCTTCTGGACCGAGGGCTATTCGAGCAAGGCCTCGGCGAAGAACGCGATCGAGTCCATCCTCAAGAACGGCCCCGGTGCTGAGGTGGTCGATACCACCACTGGCTGA
- a CDS encoding TonB-dependent siderophore receptor — protein MKITKNEGLHLGYAFLRYCFCCRHFSCAGHGGQRHHRLCGRSSDRGTIVITGQRIIDSSDTATKTDTPLIETPQSISTISASQLQAQGVQSLGEALRYSAGVNAEEYGGLDSRLDQYMIRGFQTSMPYVDGLTTQSRYTLLSAKVYPYGAQSIEVLRGPSSVLYGQNVPGGLVNVVSKRPQDVASGEVGLQTGSYGRIEGHADITGPLTSDGTLLYRLTGEVLSSGTQIHHVDQHHYFVAPSLSWQPDAQTSVTVLSHFVRQNDGYAWQSLPAEGTLQSAPFGKIPTSLFTGEKALNFATLTQWDIGYNAQHSFSSDWTIHQNLRFSRAEVGLGYVAGSGLQTDEGGNATSIMDRYALKAHAQQKNFAVDTNLEGRFMTGPVQHTLLVGLDYSHAYDHWKEWDGSADPLDLTDPVHSDNISLDLDFITRDTLDQVGLYGQDQMKIGKLSLVGSVREDWARTRTTENDKYSVSNLLQKNDALTGRIGAVYQFDNGLAPYVSYSTSFQPTIGTTYDGSAMKPTTAKQWEGGVKFQPKGSRSFVTASVYSIRERNVTTADPDHDNFEIQTGGVRVQGLELSGDLDLGHGLTANAAYAHMDSKITKSNDGDVGNRMEDVPRDSGSLWLDERLLVRDAQHLNLGAGVRYMGPRYGDTANSLRIPASTQFDAMIGYDIGRWSIVLNIQNLTDKTSVATCTSASRCFYNDRRSILGSLNYRW, from the coding sequence ATGAAAATCACGAAAAATGAGGGCCTTCATCTTGGCTACGCGTTCTTGCGCTATTGTTTCTGTTGCCGCCATTTCAGCTGCGCTGGGCATGGCGGGCAACGCCACCACCGCTTGTGCGGACGCTCCAGCGACCGGGGGACTATCGTCATCACCGGGCAGCGAATCATCGACAGCAGCGACACCGCGACCAAGACCGATACGCCCCTGATCGAGACACCGCAGTCGATCTCCACTATTTCCGCCAGCCAGCTTCAGGCGCAGGGCGTGCAAAGTCTGGGAGAGGCACTGCGTTACTCTGCCGGTGTCAATGCCGAGGAATATGGCGGCCTCGATTCACGCCTGGACCAGTACATGATCCGCGGCTTCCAGACCTCGATGCCCTATGTCGACGGATTGACTACGCAGAGCCGCTACACTCTGCTTTCAGCCAAGGTCTATCCTTATGGCGCGCAGAGTATCGAAGTGCTGCGCGGACCGTCCTCGGTACTCTATGGCCAGAACGTACCCGGCGGCCTCGTGAATGTCGTCAGCAAGCGCCCGCAGGATGTCGCAAGCGGGGAAGTCGGTCTCCAGACCGGCAGCTATGGTCGCATCGAAGGTCATGCCGACATCACTGGGCCGCTGACATCCGACGGCACCCTGCTCTACCGCCTGACCGGAGAGGTGCTTTCAAGCGGGACCCAGATCCACCACGTAGATCAGCACCACTACTTTGTTGCGCCGTCGTTGAGCTGGCAGCCGGACGCCCAGACCAGCGTGACTGTCCTGTCGCATTTCGTGCGTCAGAACGACGGTTACGCCTGGCAAAGTCTGCCGGCGGAGGGCACGCTGCAATCCGCACCCTTCGGAAAGATCCCAACGAGTTTGTTTACCGGCGAGAAGGCGCTGAATTTCGCCACGCTGACGCAGTGGGACATCGGCTACAACGCTCAGCACAGTTTCAGTTCAGACTGGACAATTCATCAGAATCTGCGGTTCAGTCGCGCTGAGGTCGGGCTTGGCTATGTCGCGGGTAGCGGACTGCAAACCGACGAAGGGGGCAATGCCACCTCGATCATGGACCGCTATGCCCTCAAGGCGCATGCCCAGCAGAAGAATTTCGCTGTCGATACCAATCTGGAAGGCCGGTTTATGACAGGACCTGTCCAGCATACGCTGCTGGTCGGCCTGGATTACTCACACGCCTACGACCACTGGAAAGAATGGGACGGCAGCGCTGACCCGCTGGATCTGACTGATCCCGTCCATAGCGATAACATCAGCCTCGATCTCGACTTTATCACCCGCGACACGCTCGATCAGGTCGGCCTTTACGGGCAGGACCAGATGAAGATCGGCAAGCTGTCGCTGGTCGGCAGCGTTCGCGAAGACTGGGCACGGACCCGCACGACCGAGAACGACAAGTATTCCGTTTCGAACCTGTTGCAGAAGAACGATGCCCTCACCGGTCGCATCGGGGCAGTCTATCAGTTCGATAATGGTCTGGCGCCCTATGTGAGTTATTCCACTTCATTTCAGCCTACGATCGGTACGACCTACGATGGTTCCGCGATGAAGCCCACCACGGCCAAGCAGTGGGAAGGTGGCGTCAAATTCCAGCCCAAGGGTTCCAGAAGCTTTGTGACGGCATCGGTCTATTCGATCCGTGAGCGTAATGTCACGACTGCGGACCCCGATCACGACAACTTCGAGATCCAGACTGGCGGCGTGCGGGTGCAGGGGCTCGAATTGTCGGGAGATCTCGATCTTGGGCATGGGCTTACTGCCAATGCGGCCTACGCGCACATGGATTCCAAGATCACCAAATCGAACGATGGTGATGTGGGCAACCGGATGGAGGATGTGCCCCGTGATTCCGGCAGCCTGTGGCTGGACGAGAGATTGTTGGTGCGGGACGCTCAGCATCTCAATTTGGGGGCAGGCGTACGCTATATGGGGCCTCGTTATGGCGATACCGCAAACAGCCTGCGAATCCCGGCGAGCACTCAGTTCGACGCCATGATCGGCTATGATATCGGGCGCTGGAGCATCGTTCTGAACATACAGAATCTCACGGACAAGACTTCGGTTGCGACGTGCACGAGCGCATCGCGCTGTTTCTACAATGACCGCCGCTCGATCCTGGGAAGTTTGAATTATCGTTGGTAG
- a CDS encoding long-chain-fatty-acid--CoA ligase, whose translation MTGAPSDYPLLIGQLLANLPQFAEQEIVSDGKRFTYAQFARRLRQLANVLTDLGVKPGMTVAVMDWDSHRYLEAYFAVPMIGAILQTVNVRLAPAQITFTLRQSCAQVLLYHPDFRELAQDFASSSATPPRLFAMADYEDHLAAAATDFDFPELDENTLATTFHTSGTSGDPKAVSFTHRQLVLHTLAMAGTLANQPDGEGFRRSDVYMPMTPMFHVHAWGMPYLATMLGAKQVYPGRYDPDELLRLQHEEGVTFSHCVPTILRMLLDCRTIDARPLRWTIIIGGSALSEALRIEAHRHGIVAIGGYGMSETGPVVALSRSVRSGSPALLGRAGFPVPLVWARCPRTGNDNQAGELQLRAPWLTAGYRDDSTASAALWADSWLHTQDLARIDADGAISIVDRIKDVIKTGGEWVSSLTLEDLCARHPDVVEVAVVGIPDDRWGERPVLFVVPVPERPPPTLASIHELLRPAISNGTISRYAIPDRIISRSELPRNSTGKLDKASLRTSVQ comes from the coding sequence ATGACCGGGGCACCGTCGGACTATCCGCTGCTGATCGGGCAACTTCTGGCAAACCTGCCGCAATTCGCCGAACAGGAAATCGTCAGCGACGGGAAGCGGTTCACATACGCGCAGTTCGCAAGGCGCCTTCGACAACTCGCCAATGTGCTCACCGACCTGGGCGTGAAACCCGGCATGACGGTGGCCGTCATGGACTGGGACAGCCATCGTTATCTCGAAGCCTATTTCGCCGTCCCGATGATCGGCGCCATATTGCAGACCGTGAACGTGCGCCTTGCCCCGGCACAGATCACCTTCACGCTGCGCCAGAGCTGCGCCCAAGTGCTGCTCTACCACCCCGATTTCCGGGAACTGGCGCAGGACTTCGCATCGTCGTCAGCCACGCCACCCCGCCTGTTCGCCATGGCGGACTATGAAGACCACCTTGCCGCTGCCGCGACGGATTTCGACTTCCCCGAACTCGACGAGAATACCCTCGCCACCACATTCCACACCAGCGGCACCAGCGGCGATCCCAAGGCAGTCTCGTTCACCCACCGGCAACTGGTGCTGCACACGCTTGCCATGGCGGGCACGCTTGCCAACCAGCCCGATGGCGAAGGCTTCCGGCGCAGCGATGTCTACATGCCGATGACGCCGATGTTCCACGTCCACGCTTGGGGCATGCCGTACCTTGCGACAATGCTGGGCGCCAAACAGGTCTATCCCGGACGCTATGATCCCGACGAACTGCTCCGCCTGCAACACGAGGAAGGCGTTACGTTCTCGCACTGCGTGCCGACGATCCTGCGCATGCTGCTGGATTGCAGGACGATCGACGCACGGCCTCTGCGCTGGACGATCATCATTGGCGGCAGCGCCCTGTCGGAAGCCTTGCGGATAGAGGCGCACAGGCACGGCATAGTGGCCATCGGCGGTTATGGCATGTCGGAAACCGGCCCGGTCGTCGCGCTGTCGCGCAGCGTCCGGAGCGGATCGCCTGCCTTGCTGGGGCGGGCGGGCTTCCCGGTGCCGCTGGTATGGGCGCGCTGCCCCCGCACGGGAAACGACAACCAGGCAGGCGAACTGCAACTGCGCGCGCCGTGGCTCACCGCAGGATATCGGGACGATAGCACTGCATCGGCAGCGCTTTGGGCCGATAGCTGGCTCCATACGCAGGACCTTGCCCGTATCGACGCCGATGGCGCGATCTCCATCGTCGATCGCATCAAGGACGTCATCAAGACCGGCGGCGAATGGGTGTCGTCCCTGACGCTGGAAGACCTGTGCGCACGCCATCCGGATGTCGTGGAAGTGGCCGTCGTCGGTATTCCCGACGATCGCTGGGGCGAGCGGCCCGTCCTGTTCGTCGTGCCTGTTCCGGAACGCCCACCGCCGACGCTTGCAAGCATTCACGAACTTCTGAGACCGGCCATCAGCAACGGCACGATCAGCCGCTACGCGATACCGGACAGGATCATATCACGATCTGAACTGCCAAGAAACAGTACCGGAAAACTCGACAAGGCGTCGCTAAGAACATCAGTACAATAA
- a CDS encoding LysR family transcriptional regulator has product MDEKIPFHADRARALETFAAVVSEGSFSAAGRLLGLTPSAVSRAVDRIEDRLGVRLLLRSTRALTLTAEGHAYLGSARRILADLDEAEQSIADRGAPRGRLRVSAAHSHGRLCIVPLLGEFARLYPHIVVDISLSDRLVDIAAGQADVAIRFGPLADSPLTARKLGENGRVIVASPAYLARHGTPATPEDLHDHNCLNFNFRRAEPVWPFRKDGRNYALSVRGMLEANNGETLGQLAADGVGITRVGRFSVQPELASGQLVAILEDYNPGDIETIHAVFLGGANVPARVRVFVDFLAERLV; this is encoded by the coding sequence TTGGATGAAAAGATACCTTTCCATGCCGACCGGGCACGGGCACTTGAAACTTTCGCGGCAGTGGTTTCCGAAGGTAGTTTTTCCGCCGCCGGGCGTTTGCTGGGTCTCACCCCCTCGGCGGTCAGCCGCGCGGTTGACCGGATCGAGGATCGGCTGGGGGTTCGCCTGCTGCTCCGCTCCACCCGTGCGCTGACATTGACGGCGGAAGGACACGCCTATCTCGGCAGCGCCCGGCGCATCCTTGCCGATCTCGACGAAGCCGAACAGTCTATCGCCGATCGCGGCGCCCCGCGCGGACGCCTGCGAGTAAGCGCGGCCCATTCCCATGGGCGGCTGTGCATCGTACCGCTGCTTGGCGAGTTTGCGCGGCTCTATCCGCATATCGTGGTCGATATCAGCCTGAGCGACCGCCTGGTCGATATCGCCGCGGGTCAGGCAGATGTCGCGATCCGCTTCGGGCCGCTTGCCGACAGTCCCCTGACAGCCCGCAAGCTGGGCGAGAACGGCCGGGTCATCGTTGCTTCGCCTGCCTATCTGGCGCGCCACGGCACTCCGGCAACACCAGAGGATCTGCATGATCACAATTGCCTGAATTTCAATTTCCGCCGGGCTGAGCCTGTCTGGCCATTTCGCAAGGATGGACGCAATTATGCGCTGAGCGTTCGGGGCATGCTCGAGGCGAATAACGGCGAGACGCTAGGCCAACTCGCCGCCGATGGTGTTGGCATTACCCGCGTCGGCCGCTTCAGCGTTCAGCCTGAATTGGCATCAGGACAGTTGGTAGCGATATTGGAAGATTATAATCCGGGCGACATCGAGACAATACATGCGGTCTTTCTCGGCGGGGCAAACGTACCCGCGCGAGTCCGGGTCTTCGTGGACTTCCTCGCAGAACGCCTCGTCTAG